The Gemmatimonas phototrophica region ACGCAGGGCGCGGTGGCGGGTATTCAGCTGGCCCACGCCGGCCGCAAGGCCAGCACCAAGCGTCCCTGGGACGGCAGCGGGGCCGTGGCCATTGCAGACGGCGGTTGGACAGTGCGTGGACCAAGCACGTTGGCGTTTGCGCCCAATTACCCGCAACCGGTGGCGCTGTCAGCGCTGGATATCGACGAAGTGGTGCACGCCTTTGTCGCGGGGGCACGACGGGCGCTGGCGGCCGGCTTCAAGGTGGCCGAGTTGCATGCGGCGCACGGCTATCTCCTGCACCAGTTCCTGTCGCCGTTGTCCAACGATCGCACCGACTTGTACGGTGGCGCCTTCGAACATCGCATTCGTCTGCTGTGTGACGTGGCCGAAGCGGTGCGCGCCGTGTGGCCTGATGGATGGCCACTAATTGTGCGTATCTCAGCGACCGACTGGGCCGAGGGCGGATGGGATCTTGACCAGTCGGTGCAACTCTGCACACGGCTCGCGGCGCGGGGGGTCGATCTGATTGACGTGTCGTCCGGTGGGCTGACCACGCAGCAGCAGATCACAGTGGGGCCCGGCTATCAGGTGCCCTTTTCCTCGCGCATTCGCCACGAGGCGGGGATTGCCACGGCAGCCGTGGGCGTCATTACCGACGCGCATCAGGCCGAACGCATTGTGGCCGACGGCGAGGCCGATATGGTGCTGCTGGCGCGGGAACTGTTGCGCAATCCGCACTGGCCGCTGGAGGCGGCGCACCAGTTGGGCGCGGCCGGTCCGTGGCCCAATCAGTACGTACGCGCCCGCAAGGCGTAAGCGGCGCGCACGGGGCGGCGTGGAGGGTCAGACGCCGCCCAGCCGGCACACATAGGCCCATTCTTCGGCGGTAACCGGCACCACCGACAGGCGCCCCACCTTGATGAGCGCCATGTTGGCCAGCTGCGGATCGTCCTTGACCTGTTGCAGCGGTACCGGCGTGACGAAGGGTTGCACGGCCTTCACATCCACCATGAACCAGGTAGGAGTGTCGGGATCGCTCTTGGGGTCGAAATAATCGTGCGACGCATCCCACGCCGTGTGATCGGGGTAGCCTTCGCGCACAATTTCGCAGATCCCCACAATCGCCGACGGATCGGCGTTGGAGTGGTAGTAGAACGCCAGGTCGCCGCGCTGCATGCCGTCGCGCATGAAATTGCGCGCACTGCTGTTGCGTACACTGTCCCAGCAGGTGGTCTGCTTTGGGGCGCGGGTGAGATCATCATACGAGAACACGTCAGGCTCAGACTTGATGAGCCAGTAGCGACGCTCGCCCGGAGCACGGGGGGCAAACACGTGCGCCCACGCCCCCTGTTCGTAGGGCATCGACTTGGGCGCTTTTTTCGCGGGCAGCGTGGGAGCTTTCTT contains the following coding sequences:
- a CDS encoding NADH:flavin oxidoreductase/NADH oxidase — translated: MSVLFTPLTLRDLTLRNRIGVSPMCQYSATDGLANDWHMVHLGGLATGGAGLVFTEATGVLPEGRISPACLGIWSDEQIPALRRITDFIHTQGAVAGIQLAHAGRKASTKRPWDGSGAVAIADGGWTVRGPSTLAFAPNYPQPVALSALDIDEVVHAFVAGARRALAAGFKVAELHAAHGYLLHQFLSPLSNDRTDLYGGAFEHRIRLLCDVAEAVRAVWPDGWPLIVRISATDWAEGGWDLDQSVQLCTRLAARGVDLIDVSSGGLTTQQQITVGPGYQVPFSSRIRHEAGIATAAVGVITDAHQAERIVADGEADMVLLARELLRNPHWPLEAAHQLGAAGPWPNQYVRARKA
- a CDS encoding EVE domain-containing protein produces the protein MPAKKQASAAPKPPAKKAPTLPAKKAPKSMPYEQGAWAHVFAPRAPGERRYWLIKSEPDVFSYDDLTRAPKQTTCWDSVRNSSARNFMRDGMQRGDLAFYYHSNADPSAIVGICEIVREGYPDHTAWDASHDYFDPKSDPDTPTWFMVDVKAVQPFVTPVPLQQVKDDPQLANMALIKVGRLSVVPVTAEEWAYVCRLGGV